A window from Cytobacillus sp. IB215665 encodes these proteins:
- a CDS encoding hydroxymethylglutaryl-CoA lyase yields MQLPDQVTIIEVGPRDGLQNENALIPTEKKIQFIHSLMEAGIHEMELTSFVSPKWVPQMKDAEDIISSCLDTTKRHFVLTPNKKGVDRLYKTSCKHVALFVGVSNTFNKKNINKTTAESVTELIPLIHELKEKGYFVRACISTSFYCPYEGKISEADVMSLCAHFVNAGVDELSVADTIGMANPQQVFSLFTKLKARFPHVLHTGHFHDTRGMAIANIYAALQAGTMRFDTSVGGLGGCPFAKGATGNVATEDVVFMMHQMGINTNIELTKLTESLNVIRPFLTKSLNSNYDDIVQKTSL; encoded by the coding sequence ATGCAATTACCTGATCAAGTCACAATCATTGAGGTCGGCCCACGTGATGGGCTACAAAATGAAAATGCCCTCATTCCTACTGAAAAAAAAATTCAGTTTATTCATAGCTTAATGGAGGCTGGTATTCATGAAATGGAGCTAACATCGTTCGTCTCACCAAAATGGGTGCCACAAATGAAAGATGCTGAGGACATAATTTCATCTTGCTTAGATACAACGAAGCGGCACTTTGTGTTAACTCCAAATAAAAAAGGGGTTGACCGGCTTTACAAAACTTCTTGTAAACATGTTGCCCTTTTTGTCGGGGTCAGTAACACGTTTAACAAAAAAAATATTAATAAAACGACAGCTGAAAGCGTCACAGAATTAATCCCACTTATTCATGAGTTAAAAGAAAAAGGCTATTTTGTACGTGCATGTATATCCACTTCATTTTATTGCCCTTATGAAGGGAAAATTTCTGAGGCGGATGTCATGTCATTATGCGCTCATTTTGTCAATGCTGGAGTAGATGAATTAAGTGTTGCTGATACGATTGGAATGGCTAATCCACAACAAGTTTTTTCATTGTTTACAAAATTGAAAGCAAGATTTCCTCACGTACTACACACCGGTCATTTTCATGACACACGCGGAATGGCGATAGCAAATATTTATGCAGCACTCCAAGCTGGTACTATGCGATTCGATACGTCTGTAGGTGGGTTAGGAGGATGTCCGTTTGCTAAGGGGGCAACTGGCAATGTAGCTACAGAAGACGTCGTATTTATGATGCATCAAATGGGCATTAATACGAACATTGAGCTAACTAAATTAACTGAATCCCTCAATGTTATCCGCCCATTTTTAACGAAATCCTTAAACAGTAACTATGACGATATTGTACAAAAAACATCGCTATAA
- a CDS encoding YqkE family protein, producing the protein MKKNKHKKQHKHKSHDDVLSVKDRLNSSLFQQLQEKKNELAIEEKRRQEDEENRKREERRQREKNKSFEELLNESNLNWDDYK; encoded by the coding sequence ATGAAGAAAAATAAACATAAAAAACAGCATAAACACAAGAGTCATGATGATGTATTAAGTGTAAAAGACCGACTTAATTCTTCACTTTTTCAACAATTACAAGAAAAAAAGAATGAATTAGCGATAGAAGAGAAAAGAAGACAAGAAGATGAAGAAAACAGAAAACGAGAAGAACGTCGTCAACGTGAAAAGAACAAATCCTTTGAAGAACTATTAAATGAAAGTAATTTAAATTGGGATGACTATAAATAG